In Gossypium raimondii isolate GPD5lz chromosome 12, ASM2569854v1, whole genome shotgun sequence, a single window of DNA contains:
- the LOC105764361 gene encoding probable sulfate transporter 3.3, with product MESNPSTMQEQSPSCLEITMEVHSVVPPPHKSTIQKLKTRLKETLFPDDPFRQFKGQPTKKKWVLAAQYIFPILHWGPNYNLKLFKSDIVSGVTIASLAIPQGISYAKLASLPPIVGLYSSFVPPLVYAVLGSSRDIAVGPVSIASLILGSMLTQQVSPTGDPLLFLQLAFTATFFAGLFQASLGFLRLGFIIDFLSKATLIGFMAGAAIIVSLQQLKSLLGITHFTKKMGFIPVMTSVFHNSQEWSWQTILMGFSFLVFLLVARHVSMRRPKLFWVSAAAPLVCVILSTFLVFAFKAQHHGFSVIGKLQEGLNPPSWNMLQFHGGHLGLSMKTGLVTGIISLTEGIAVGRTFASLMNYKVDGNKEMMAIGLMNIVGSSTSCYVTTGAFSRSAVNHNAGAKTAASNIVMSITVMVTILFLMPLFQYTPNVVLGAIIVSAVVGLIGIPAAYHVWKMDKFDFVVMLCAFFGVIFISVQHGLAIAVAVSIFKILMQITRPKTVLLGKIPGTDIYRDLHHYKESVKIPGFLILSIEAPINFANSTYLNERVLRWIEEYEAEDPKMHSNSSLRFVILEMSTVSTIDTSGVSFFKELKQTMENKGVELVLVNLVGEVMEKLQRSNEAGDFMKPDCLFLTVGEAVATLSATIKSQSSNDV from the exons ATGGAGTCTAATCCTAGCACCATGCAGGAGCAGTCTCCAAGCTGCCTAGAAATAACGATGGAGGTTCACAGTGTTGTTCCACCACCCCATAAGAGCACCATTCAGAAGCTCAAAACCAGGCTCAAAGAAACTTTGTTCCCTGATGATCCTTTCCGCCAATTCAAAGGACAACCAACGAAGAAGAAATGGGTTCTTGCAGCTCAATACATCTTCCCTATTCTTCACTGGGGTCCAAATTATAATCTCAAACTCTTCAAATCAGATATAGTTTCAGGAGTTACCATAGCTAGCTTAGCCATCCCCCAGGGTATAAGTTATGCTAAGCTTGCTAGTCTACCACCAATTGTTGGCCTCT ATTCCAGCTTCGTTCCCCCTCTTGTATATGCTGTACTCGGAAGCTCAAGGGACATTGCAGTTGGACCTGTTTCAATTGCTTCACTTATACTTGGATCCATGCTTACACAACAAGTATCCCCTACCGGTGATCCTCTCTTGTTTCTCCAACTAGCGTTTACTGCAACATTTTTTGCTGGTCTTTTCCAAGCTTCTTTGGGATTTTTAAG GCTTGGATTTATCATTGATTTTCTTTCAAAGGCAACACTAATAGGCTTCATGGCTGGTGCTGCTATCATTGTTTCATTACAGCAGCTGAAAAGCCTTCTTGGAATCActcattttactaaaaaaatgggtttCATCCCTGTTATGACCTCTGTTTTCCACAACTCACAGGAG TGGTCATGGCAAACAATACTGATGGGCTTTAGCTTCCTAGTGTTTCTGCTAGTAGCAAGACATGTG AGCATGAGAAGGCCAAAGCTGTTTTGGGTCTCAGCAGCTGCTCCACTCGTTTGTGTTATCCTCTCTACTTTTCTTGTTTTTGCATTCAAAGCTCAGCACCACGGCTTCAGTGTA attGGAAAGCTGCAAGAAGGATTAAATCCTCCTTCATGGAATATGCTGCAATTTCATGGAGGCCACCTTGGACTGTCAATGAAAACCGGCCTTGTTACTGGAATTATTTCCCTCACT GAAGGCATTGCAGTAGGAAGGACATTTGCTTCTCTTATGAACTACAAAGTGGATGGTAACAAAGAAATGATGGCTATTGGACTGATGAACATTGTTGGCTCCTCCACTTCCTGCTATGTCACAACAG GTGCCTTCTCTCGATCAGCTGTTAATCACAATGCAGGAGCCAAAACTGCAGCGTCCAACATAGTAATGTCTATTACAGTCATGGTGACCATCCTCTTCCTCATGCCCTTATTTCAATACACCCCAAACGTGGTGCTGGGAGCCATCATTGTGTCTGCGGTCGTCGGCCTTATCGGCATCCCAGCAGCCTACCATGTTTGGAAGATGGACAAATTCGATTTCGTTGTGATGCTGTGCGCATTCTTTGGTGTTATTTTCATCTCTGTTCAACATGGTCTCGCCATTGCA GTGGCAGTGTCGATCTTCAAGATCCTGATGCAAATTACGAGGCCAAAGACGGTGTTGTTGGGGAAGATTCCAGGGACAGATATTTATCGTGATCTTCACCATTACAAGGAATCAGTGAAGATCCCTGGTTTCCTTATTCTAAGCATTGAAGCTCCAATCAACTTCGCCAATTCAACATATTTGAATGAGAG GGTTTTAAGATGGATTGAAGAATATGAAGCAGAGGATCCTAAGATGCACTCAAACTCAAGCCTTCGATTTGTGATTCTAGAGATGTCAA CTGTGAGCACCATTGATACCAGTGGTGTATCATTTTTTAAAGAACTGAAGCAAACAATGGAAAACAAAGGTGTCGAG CTTGTGTTGGTGAATCTTGTGGGAGAGGTGATGGAAAAATTGCAGAGATCAAATGAAGCAGGTGATTTCATGAAACCAGATTGCTTGTTCTTGACAGTAGGGGAGGCTGTTGCCACTCTTTCAGCAACAATAAAGAGCCAATCATCCAATGATGTATGA
- the LOC105764362 gene encoding protein ESMERALDA 1, which produces MHAKNRISSSGHSTPSPPASPLRSPRYRHGRKPGRFSPFQPGRTVAHHVAWLLLSVLLRRQGIFLFAPLIYISGMLIYMGTVSFDVVPLVKHRPAPGSVYRSPQVYEKLKIEMNEDYSSADAILTIWKNSYKGGEWRPCVSKPSEGLPESNGYIYVEANGGLNQQRTSICNAVAVAGYLNATLLIPNFHFHSIWRDPSKFKDIYDEDYFISALENNVQVVDKIPEYIMERFDHNLTNVYNFKIKAWSSIQYYRDEVLPKLLEEKIIRISPFANRLSFDAPPAVQRLRCLANYEALRFSSTILSLGETLVARMKKLSANTGGKYVSVHLRFEEDMVAFSCCVFDGGEQEKEDMKNARERGWKGKFTKPGRVIRPGAIRINGKCPLTPLEVGLMLRGMGFGNNTYIFLASGKIYNAEKTMAPLLDMFPNLQTKQMLASEEELAPYKNFSSRMAAIDYTVCLHSEVFVTTQGGNFPHFLMGHRRYLFGGHSKTIRPDKRKLALLFDNPNIGWKSFKRQMLNMRSHSDSKGFELKKLVDSIYTFPCPDCMCRTNKSTNPGSSSAT; this is translated from the exons atgcATGCGAAAAATAGGATTTCTAGTAGTGGCCATAGCACCCCATCACCGCCGGCATCACCACTACGGTCACCAAGGTACCGCCACGGAAGGAAACCGGGCCGGTTTAGCCCGTTCCAACCAGGGCGGACCGTTGCCCATCATGTCGCTTGGTTACTTCTCTCGGTTCTTCTTCGTCGACAAGGGATTTTCCTCTTTGCTCCTCTCATTTACATCTCTGGGATGCTTATTTACATGGGCACCGTTTCGTTTGATGTGGTTCCCCTTGTTAAACACCGGCCTGCTCCGGGTTCCGTTTACCGAAGTCCCCAAGTTTATGAGAAGCTTAAAATTGAGATGAATGAAGATTATTCCTCTGCTGATGCG ATTTTGACTATTTGGAAAAATTCCTATAAAGGGGGGGAGTGGAGGCCTTGTGTGAGCAAGCCTTCTGAAG GTTTACCTGAATCAAATGGCTACATTTATGTAGAGGCAAATGGAGGCTTAAATCAGCAGAGGACATCG ATATGCAATGCAGTTGCTGTGGCAGGCTATCTTAATGCAACACTTCTAATCcctaatttccattttcatagCATATGGCGAGATCCCAG CAAGTTCAAAGACATCTATGATGAAGATTATTTTATCAGTGCGTTAGAGAATAATGTACAGGTTGTTGATAAGATCCCTGAGTACATAATGGAACGGTTTGACCACAATTTGACCAATGTCTACAACTTCAAAATTAAAGCGTGGTCATCCATTCAGTATTATAGGGATGAAGTGCTACCCAAGCTCCTTGAAGAAAA GATTATAAGGATTTCTCCTTTTGCAAATCGCTTATCATTTGATGCTCCTCCAGCTGTACAAAGACTCAGATGCTTGGCAAATTATGAAGCTTTACGGTTTTCAAGTACAATACTAAGCCTTGGAGAAACTTTGGTTGCAAGAATGAAAAAGCTCAGTGCAAATACAGGGGGCAAGTACGTCTCTGTTCATCTTCGCTTTGAGGAG GATATGGTTGCTTTCTCTTGTTGTGTATTTGATGGTGGGGAGCAAGAAAAAGAAGACATGAAAAATGCAAGAGAAAGAGGCTGGAAAGGAAAATTTACCAAACCTGGTCGAGTTATACGCCCTGGAGCAATCAGGATTAATGGGAAATGCCCACTTACTCCTCTAGAG GTTGGATTGATGCTAAGAGGAATGGGATTCGGTAACAATACATATATCTTTTTGGCATCCGGGAAAATATACAATGCTGAGAAAACAATGGCTCCATTATTGGACATGTTTCCCAACTTGCAGACAAAACAGATGCTGGCATCCGAGGAAGAACTTGCTCCATATAAG AACTTTTCTTCCAGGATGGCTGCCATAGATTATACTGTTTGCCTTCATAGTGAGGTATTTGTGACAACTCAAGGTGGaaattttcctcattttttgATGGGCCATAGAAGATATTTGTTTGGAGGACACTCTAAGACAATTCGACCAGACAAGCGAAAGTTGGCATTGCTATTTGATAATCCTAATATTGG gTGGAAAAGCTTCAAGAGACAAATGCTGAATATGCGGTCTCATAGTGATTCAAAGGGATTTGAACTGAAAAAGCTGGTTGATTCAATATATACCTTCCCGTGCCCCGATTGCATGTGTCGTACAAACAAATCCACAAACCCAGGATCATCATCAGCGACATGA